A segment of the Buchnera aphidicola (Mindarus abietinus) genome:
GAGCGTATTTCTCAATTTCATCTTTAGACATGTTTGGATTTTTTTCTTTTATTATTTTAATAGATTTTTTTATAGCATTATCTAAAAGAGTAACTAACTTTATAGTATTTCCTGTTCTTGTTTGAAAAGGTTTTTTATTTTTAGATAAAATCATTCCAAATACATGATGTTCTATAGATACATAATTTGGTACATATCCGGCTTTTTTAGCAATAATTGTAATTTGTTTTAAATGTTGTTTTTGTCTTGAATCAGTATAGTAAATAACTCTATCTGCTTTTAAAATTTCACATCTATATTTTAAACAAGCAATGTCAATTGTAGAATATAAAAAGGATCCGTCGCTTTTTTGTATAATAACTCCCATGGTTTTTCCTTCTCTATTTTTAAATTCATTTAAATAAATTAAAAGAGAACCATTTTTTCGAATAGCTATTTTTTTTTGTATAAGATCTTTAACAATTGGAAAAAGCATATCACTATATTGACTTTCTCCCTTTATATCTTTTTGACGTAATGAAACATTTAGTTTTTTATATAACTTTTGATTATATTTTATAGTCATATTGACTATGTTTTTCCATATTTTCATACAAAAAGAATCTTTATTCTGTAATAAAAAAGTATAATTTTTTACTTTTTTAGAAAATTTTTGATCTTTTTCATATTTTTTTTTAGCTTTTTGATAAATTAGTTCTAATAAGTTTAAACTAATTTTTTTTTCTTTATAAATTTTTTTTTCTATTAAGAATGAAATAAGCAAACCAAATTGTAAACCCCAATCCCCTATATGATTAGCTCGAATGACTTTATGTCCTAAAAAATCTAATACTCTAGCCAATACATCCCCTATAATAGTTGATCTTAAATGACCTACATGCATTTCTTTTGCTACATTAGGAGAGGAGTAATCTATTACTATAGTTTTTGGTTTTGAAGTACTATAAATATTTAGTCTGGAACATAAAAACATTTTTTTAATTTTTTTCTCTAACCATTTTTTATTTAAAAAAATAACTATTATTCCTGATTTAATAACTTTTATTTCTTCATAAAAATCTTTTTTTTTAATGTTTTTAATTATTTTTTTTGAAAATTTATAAGGATCTATATTCATTTTTTTAGCGATGCTAATTATCCCATTTACTTGATAATCGCTTTTTTGATTTTCAGAACTTTTTTTTATTCCAGGATTGCAATCTAAAGGAGCAGAAGAATCAATTAATGCCTTTTTTATTATTTCTGAAAGTTTTAAATAAAGGTTCATTTATTATAATTTCCTTTGTATATAAAAGAGTACTGTATAACATATTTTTTATTAAAATAATAATTTTTAATTTCTTTTTATTTTTAAAATGGTAAAGAGAAAATTATTTTTAGAAAAAAGATATAAAAATTTTTATACTATATTTATATAAAAAAATACTTAAAAAAAATTAATAAATTTATTGACAAAATTAAAGTTTAATTATAGTATTGTTAAAGTTAGTAAAAAAGCTCTTTAAAAATATCAGAAAATCTGTGTGGGTACATCAAATTTAATTACAAAGTATTTTAAGAAATATGCTCTTATGAGCGAAAAATTTTGTTAAATTGAAGAGTTTGATCATGGCTCAGATTGAACGCTGGCGGCAAGCTTAACACATGCAAGTCGAGCGGCAGCGAAAAGAAATTTATTTCTTTGTCGGCGAGCGGCAAACGGGTGAGTAATATCTGGGAATCTGCCTAAAAGAGGGGGATAACTACTGGAAACGGTAGCTAATACCGCATAATGTTGAAAAACCAAAGGAGGGGATCTTTTATTAGACCTTTCACTTTTAGATGAGCCCAGACGAGATTAGCTAGATGGTAAGGTAAAGGCTTACCATGGCTACGATCTCTAGCTGGTCTGAGAGGACAAACAGCCACACTGGAACTGAGATACGGTCCAGACTCCTACGGGAGGCAGCAGTGGGGAATCTTGCACAATGGGCGAAAGCCTGATGCAGCTATGCCGCGTGTATGAAGAAGGCCTTAGGGTTGTAAAGTACTTTCGTCGGAAAAGAAAAAGATAAAACTAATAATTTTATTTAATGACGTTATCCGAAAAAGAAGCACCGGCTAACTCCGTGCCAGCAGCCGCGGTAATACGGAGGGTGCTAGCGTTAATCAGAATTACTGGGCGTAAAGAGCACGTAGGCTGTTTTTTAAGTCAGATGTGAAATCCCTAAGCTTAACTTAGGAACTGCATTTGAAACTAAAAAACTAGAGTATCGTAGAGGGAGGTAGAATTCTAGGTGTAGCGGTGAAATGCGTAGATATCTGGAGGAATACCTGTGGCGAAAGCGGCCTCCTAAACGAATACTGACGCTGAGGTGCGAAAGCGTGGGGAGCAAACAGGATTAGATACCCTGGTAGTCCATGCCGTAAACGATGTCGACTTGGAGGTTGTTTCCTTGAGGAATGGCTTCCGAAGCTAACGCATTAAGTCGACCGCCTGGGGAGTACGGCCGCAAGGCTAAAACTCAAATGAATTGACGGGGGCCCGCACAAGCGGTGGAGCATGTGGTTTAATTCGATGCAACGCGAAAAACCTTACCTGGTCTTGACATCCATAGAATTTTTTAGAAATAAGAAAGTGCCTTCGGGAACTATGAGACAGGTGCTGCATGGCTGTCGTCAGCTCGTGTTGTGAAATGTTGGGTTAAGTCCCGCAACGAGCGCAACCCTTATTCTCTGTTGCCATCGGGTCATGCCGGGAACTCAGAGGAGACTGCCGGTTATAAACCGGAGGAAGGTGGGGACGACGTCAAGTCATCATGGCCCTTACGACCAGGGCTACACACGTGCTACAATGGTTTATACAAAGAGAAGCAACTCTGCAAAGATAAGCAAACCTCATAAAGTAAATCGTAGTCCGGACTGGAGTCTGCAACTCGACTCCACGAAGTAGGAATCGCTAGTAATCGTGGATCAGAATGCCACGGTGAATACGTTCCCGGGCCTTGTACACACCGCCCGTCACACCATGGGAGTGGGTTGCAAAAGAAGCAAGTAACTTAACCTCTGAGTTAGAGGAGAGCGCTTACCACTTTGTGATTCATGACTGGGGTGAAGTCGTAACAAGGTAACCGTAGGGGAACCTGCGGTTGGATCACCTCCTTAAAAAAATATGATTAATTTTGAATGTGCCCACACAAATTTTCTGATGTTTAAAACAACAAGTAAAACAGGCTTGTAGCTCAGTTGGTTAGAGCGCACCCCTGATAAGGGTGAGGTCGGTGGTTCAAATCCGCTCAGGCCTACCATTATTATTAAATGGGGGGCTATAGCTCAGCTGGTAGAGCGCCTGCCTTGCACGCAGGAGGTCAGCGGTTCGACCCCGCTTAGCTCCAAGATTAAAAATAATCTTTTAAAATTCTAAGTTTAGTAAAACACTCAAAGGAGCTAGATGAGAAAGGTAAATTTATAGAATTTTTTATTTTTTTTTCTTCAGTTCTTAAAAATATATTTATCTTTTTTTCAAATTTTAATTTTGTGGGTAAACTACAAAATGTTTTTTTGTTGTATTTTTTAATTTTTTTATAATAAAAATTAATTTTTTTATCATTCTTTAATAAAGAATGAGAAAATTTTAGATTTTTAACTGTATATTCATGTGAAGAATATATTAAAGTTTCACCGGGTAAAAAAGATATTTTTTTAATAGAATTAAATAAAAAAAGATAATTTTTATCATCCACTTTTCCACATCCCCCAGAAAATAAAACGTCTCCGCAAAATAAAAATGGATCGGAATAATAACTTATATGACCTATAGTATGACCTGGTGTATGTATAACTTTCCACTTTCTATCAAATAAATTAATTTCTTTATTTTCTTCAACATAGTTTATAAATTTTAAGTTATTTATTTCTTTAGGACCATAAATTGTTAATTTAGGAAATTTTTTTAATAAATCCAAAACCCCTGCTGTATGGTCTAAATGTTTATGAGTTAAAAATACAGCGACTGGAAAATATTTTTTTTCTTTTAAGTAAGAAATAAGAAGTTCAGATTCACCAGGATCAATTATAATTACCAATTTTTTTTTGTTAACTATTATCCAGATATAGTTATCTTTTAACACTTTTATTTTTTTTATTTTAATCATAGTTAAAAATTCTTTATATTTGTAATATAAATAAAATAATTATTTATTATATCCTAAATCTTCTAGGTTTGCAGATTTAGCGGCTAATTTAGCTAATTTATCGCACTTTTCATTATTTTTATTACCAATATGTGATTTTGTCCATTTCCAAGAAATGTTGTGTTGTTTTAATAAACTATTTAAGCGTTTCCATAAATCTATATTTTTTACTTTTTTGTTTTTTTTGGTTTTCCAATTGTTTAGTTTCCAATTTAAAATCCATTTAGTAATTCCAGTTTTGACATATTTACTGTCTGTAGTTAATAAAACGTTACTTTTTTTCTTGAGGCATTCTATAGCCATGATTGTCGCCATTAATTCCATTCTATTATTTGTAGTTAAATAATATCCTAGAGATAATATTTTTTTATTATTTTTATATTTGATAATCGCTGAACATCCACCGGGTCCTGGATTTCCTAAACAAGACCCATCAGTAAATATTTTAACTAATTTTTCCATTTTAATATATAATCTCCTAAAAATTAATAACCACTTATTTTTATATTTAAACTAATGATAAGACAAATAGTTTTAGATACTGAAACGACCGGTATGAATCGAAAAGGTTCTATTTGCAAGAATCATAAGATTATTGAAATTGGAGCAGTAGAATTGATAGATCGTAAATTAACAGGAAATAATTTCCATTTTTATCTTAATCCTAATCGAGAGGTTGATTCAGAAGCTTTTAAGATTCATGGAATATCTGATTCTTTTTTAAAAGAAAAACCATCTTTTAAACAAATTTCCAATCTATTTTTAAAATATATAAGAAATTCAGATTTAATTATACATAATGCTGATTTTGATTTTAGTTTTATTCAACATGAATTTAATTTTTTAAATATTAAAATAAAAATAGGAAAAAATTTTTTAAATTTAATAGATACATTAGTTATTGCAAGAAAATTATTTCCAGGTAAAAAAAACTCTTTAGATGCTCTTTGTTCTCGTTATAAAGTAACTAATACTAACAGAAAATTACATAGTGCAATAGTAGATGCTAAGCTATTAGCAAAAGTATATTTGCTTATGACAAGCAATCAAGAAAAAATAAATTTTGATTTACAAGAAAATAAATATCAGCAAAAAAATATGTTAAAAAAAAATAGCTTTTTAAAAAATAATTTTTGTTATCATACACCTTCTACCGAAAAAGAAAAACTCGATCATAACTCTTATTTAAAAGAAATGAAAGAAAAATCTGGACAGTGTTTATGGATTGATTTTTTTAAAAATTGATAATTTAGTTGACTACTTTTTTAAAAAGTATCATAATATGATTTGAAAAGATTTTTACTTGGTGCGGTAGTTCAGTTGGTTAGAATATCGGCCTGTCACGCCGGAGGTCACGGGTTCGAGCCCCGTCCGCACCGAAAGTATATAATATTTCATATTCTATTTTCTTCTTTAATAATTCTGCGCATAAAATCCTTTTAAAAAATCTTTTTGATCTTGTTAATTACTAAAAAATTACTTTTAGCAATATTGAATTAGTAATATTTTCAATAGAATTCTTAAAATATTATTTTTAATAATATATTAATATATAAAATAAAATTTATATTTTTTTTATATATATACGTAGGAATACATATATTTAATAGAGAAGGATATAATTTATGTACAAAGAAATTATTCGTAATGAATTGCGTTCTGCTTTAAATATACTAAAAATTTTTTTAAAAAATGATATACAATTAAGTTTTTTAGAAAAAGCGGCAGTATTAATTGCTAATACTTTTAAAAAAAAAAAAAAGTTCTTTCATGTGGAAACGGAGGTTCTAATTGCGATGCTATGCATTTTGCAGAAGAATTAACAGGATGTTATCGAAAAATTAGACCTGGATATTCCGCTATAGCAATATCGGATAGTAGTTATCTTTCTTGCGTAGGAAATGATTTAGGTTATGAAAATGTATTTTCACGATATATAGAAGCTGTAGGAAATAAAGAAGATGTTTTATTTGGAATAACAACATCTGGAAATTCTTTAAATGTTCTAAAGGCAATAAAAACAGCTAAAAAGAAAAATATGAAAACAATTATTCTTACAGGAAAAAATGGAGGAAAAATTGCAGGTTTAGCTGATATAGAAATAACTATTCCTCATTTTAAATATTCTGATAGAATACAGGAAATGCATATAAAAATAATTCATATTATTATATTATTAATTGAAAAAGAAATGAAAAGGTTTCAATCTTAATATATATATAAATTTTATTTTTTTCACATATTTTTTTATATATATAAATATATATTTCTATGAAATGAATTTTTATACGAGACTAATATTAATTATTTTTTATAGA
Coding sequences within it:
- the argS gene encoding arginine--tRNA ligase, whose product is MNLYLKLSEIIKKALIDSSAPLDCNPGIKKSSENQKSDYQVNGIISIAKKMNIDPYKFSKKIIKNIKKKDFYEEIKVIKSGIIVIFLNKKWLEKKIKKMFLCSRLNIYSTSKPKTIVIDYSSPNVAKEMHVGHLRSTIIGDVLARVLDFLGHKVIRANHIGDWGLQFGLLISFLIEKKIYKEKKISLNLLELIYQKAKKKYEKDQKFSKKVKNYTFLLQNKDSFCMKIWKNIVNMTIKYNQKLYKKLNVSLRQKDIKGESQYSDMLFPIVKDLIQKKIAIRKNGSLLIYLNEFKNREGKTMGVIIQKSDGSFLYSTIDIACLKYRCEILKADRVIYYTDSRQKQHLKQITIIAKKAGYVPNYVSIEHHVFGMILSKNKKPFQTRTGNTIKLVTLLDNAIKKSIKIIKEKNPNMSKDEIEKYAPIIGIGALKYFDLSKNRKSNYIFDWDQILSFEGNTAPYIQYAYTRIISIFKKSKLDKSNISGKIYLKKEIEKKLVIKLLEFEEIIINVSKHGKPHIICTYLYELSSIFSYFYETCSIIFSKKRKIFISRITMSLLTAKVIKKGLSLLGIKTINKM
- the gloB gene encoding hydroxyacylglutathione hydrolase codes for the protein MIKIKKIKVLKDNYIWIIVNKKKLVIIIDPGESELLISYLKEKKYFPVAVFLTHKHLDHTAGVLDLLKKFPKLTIYGPKEINNLKFINYVEENKEINLFDRKWKVIHTPGHTIGHISYYSDPFLFCGDVLFSGGCGKVDDKNYLFLFNSIKKISFLPGETLIYSSHEYTVKNLKFSHSLLKNDKKINFYYKKIKKYNKKTFCSLPTKLKFEKKINIFLRTEEKKIKNSINLPFSSSSFECFTKLRILKDYF
- the rnhA gene encoding ribonuclease HI, yielding MEKLVKIFTDGSCLGNPGPGGCSAIIKYKNNKKILSLGYYLTTNNRMELMATIMAIECLKKKSNVLLTTDSKYVKTGITKWILNWKLNNWKTKKNKKVKNIDLWKRLNSLLKQHNISWKWTKSHIGNKNNEKCDKLAKLAAKSANLEDLGYNK
- the dnaQ gene encoding DNA polymerase III subunit epsilon, which codes for MIRQIVLDTETTGMNRKGSICKNHKIIEIGAVELIDRKLTGNNFHFYLNPNREVDSEAFKIHGISDSFLKEKPSFKQISNLFLKYIRNSDLIIHNADFDFSFIQHEFNFLNIKIKIGKNFLNLIDTLVIARKLFPGKKNSLDALCSRYKVTNTNRKLHSAIVDAKLLAKVYLLMTSNQEKINFDLQENKYQQKNMLKKNSFLKNNFCYHTPSTEKEKLDHNSYLKEMKEKSGQCLWIDFFKN